Genomic window (Flavobacteriales bacterium):
CGGTCGCCGTATTGTTCGCGGTTGAGGTAGCTCAGCAGGTTGAAGACGTTCTCCGGGTTGTTCTCGTCGATCGGCGGGTTGGCGTTGCTTCGCACCACGATCATCGCGAAGGTGCTGTACCCCAGCAGTATCACGCTCACCCCGAGGATCACCGTGTTCAGCAGGGCCTTGCCCCGGCGCTGTGTCCACATGAGGCCCCAAACGATCAGGCCGATGATGATGGCCGCATAAATGAAATTACCGCTGTTGAAGGGCAGCCCGAAGTCGTTCACGAAGAGCAGCTCGAACTTACCGGCCAGCTTTATGATGCCCGGGATGATCACCGCTTGGATCGCGCCGAGGATCACGGCGGAGATGATGAAGGTGTAGATCACCCCTTTGCGGGTCACATTGTATTTCTTGAAGTAGTAGACAAAGGCGATGGCAGGGATGCAGAGCAGGTTCAGCAGGTGGACGCCGATGCTGAGGCCCATGAGGTAGGCGATCAGGATCAACCAGCGGGTGTTGTGCGGCTTGTCGGCCTCGCTCTCCCACTTCAAAATGGCCCAGAACACGATGGCGGTGAAGAAGGAGGACATGCCGTAGACCTCGCCTTCCACGGCGCTGAACCAGAAGGAATCGCTCCAAGCATAGGCCAATGCGCCCACGATACCGCTGCCGAGGACGGCGATGATCTTGCCGGAGGTGAGCTCCTCGTCCCCCTTACGGGTGGCCATGCGCAGGGCCATGTGCGTGATGCTCCAGAAAAGGAAAAGAATGGTGAAGGCACTGGCCAAGGCGCTCAAGCTGTTCACCGCCACAGGCACATGCTCTGTGGAAACGAAGGCACCGGCCACGCGGGCCAGCAGCATGAACAGGGGTGCTCCGGGCGGGTGGCCCACCTCCAGCTTAAAGGCCGTGGCGATGAATTCGCCACAGTCCCAGAAGCTCGCCGTGGGCTCGATGGTGGAGAGGTAGGTGAAGGTGGCCACCAGGAAGATTATCCATCCGGTGATGACGTTCAGCTTCTTGAAGTTCATAGGGGTGGCGGGCTTCTGTAAGCGGCGAATGTACCGAAAGTCGCAAGCTGGGTAACTTTTACTGCGGCCGTATTGTGGAACTTTCTAAATTTGCCGCGCTTTCAAGGTGGCGCAAGCCGGTTCTGGAAGCGGTATTGGCCGATGGTGTAACTGGCAACACGTCTGATTTTGGTTCAGAAGAGTCCAGGTTCGAGCCCTGGTCGGCCAACAAAGGAAGCCCCGCGAAAGCGGGGCTTTTTTGTTGTGCAATGTCCCCCGGCGGGACGCTCGGCAAGATCATTGCCCCTGCCGCAACAACCCGCCCAACGTGCCATACAGCTCCGGCATTGCCGCGTGGAACTCCATGGGTTGCTCAAAGAAGTATTCCACCGCCACGGCAAAGAACTCGGCCGAATTGGAACCGGCATATTCCCTGAAGAAGTGTGCCTTTCCGTGGTTGATCCGCACGATCTCCGCCAACGCCAACGCATTCCACTGCTGAAGCAATGCATCGTCCAGGAAATGGTCCTCGCCGTTCTCAATGGCGTTCTCGAACCACAGCGCATGTGCGAATTCGTGCAACCCCACATTGTATGCATTCCGCGGATCGGCATAGCCTTTTACAAAGTCGCTCCAGGAAATGATGATCACCCCCGGCCCGGGGCGCACCTCACCGAGATGCGATCGGCTGTCCCGTATGGAGCGATAGGGGCCTGAAGTCACCGTGATGTGCTTGAAATGTTGCAGACGCACATCGGGAAAACCATGGAGAAGCTGCGCCGCGCATGAAGCGATCATCACCTTCATCTCATCCACCACGGTGATGCCCGAGCCTCGCCATTCCTTCCCGTTCACGAAGTCGGCCACGATCCGCTCAAAGGAGCGTTGCTTGGCGGCATCCAATTGCTGGTAGTAAGTGGCGTAGGTGGTCATCACCCGCCGTTGCTTTCGGGTCAGCTTGCTTGGGCGGTACCGGAAGAAGAGACGCATGAAGACGCTCACGGCCAACAGCCCGGCCAGAATCGCCATCCGGTAGTTCATGCCGTTCTCATCGGTGCCTCGAAGGAATTGTCCCCTCAGTAGCGCACCTTGTCCGCCAATTTCGCCCAGGCCTTGAAGACGTCCACGCCCTCATTCTGCAAGGCTTGCTGGGTGGGAATGCGCCGCTCGGAGATCGGCAATGGCAGCTCGTCGTAGATCAACTGGTCGTCAAAGCCCACCTCGGCGGCATCCGTGCGGGTAGCTGCGAAGACGATGCGGTCCGGCCGTGCCCAATAGATGGCGCCCAAGCACATGGGGCAAGGCTCGCAGCTCGTGTAGATGGTGCAGCCGATCAGTTGGAAATCACCGAGGTTTTTGCACGCGTCACGGATCGCAACTACTTCCGCATGCGCCGTAGGGTCGTTGGTGCTGGTAACTCGGTTGTTCCCGGTGCCTACCACCTTGCCGTCCTTCACCACCACGCATCCAAAGGGGCCGCCATCGCCACGTTCCATGCCTGCGCGTGAGGCCTCAATGGCCATGCGCAGAAAGCGTTCGTCCTGCTCGTTCATCGCCGGAAAGATAATGTCCGGCCCCATGACCGATGGTCCGCGACCAGGTCCGGGCACTTCAGCGTGGCATTACGCAAGTTGAGTTCGCACAACTCCGCGAATTCCGCGCCCTCTGCGGTTAAAAAACACACTCAGCCCGAATTCCTCTGTGCTCTCTGTGCCTCTGTGGTGAACCTTAGCCTTTCAACTCCAGGCCGAGCTCCTTCAACTGGATCGCGTCGATCGTCGAGGGCGCATCGATCATCACATCACGCCCAGCGTTATTCTTCGGAAATGCGATGAACTCACGGATGTCGCTGCGGCCGCCGAAGAGCGCCACCCAGCGGTCGAAGCCGAAGGCCGCGCCGCCGTGCGGAGGGGCTCCGTACTCGAAGGCATCCAGCAGGAAGCCGAACTTGAAGCGGGCCTCTTCATCGGTGAATCCGAGCACACGGAACATCGCCTCCTGCATAGCGCGGTCATGGATCCGGATGCTGCCACCGCCGATCTCCGTGCCGTTGATCACCAAGTCGTAGGCATTGGCCTTCACGTTTCCGGGATCGCTTTCCAACTTGTGCTCATCCGTCGGAACCGGCGCCGTGAACGGATGGTGCATGGCATGCCAACGGCCACTTTCTTCATCCTTCTCCAACAGTGGAAAGTCCACGACCCACAAGGGTTTGAAGACATTCGGGTCGCGCAGGTTAAGCAGATCGCCGAGGTGCAGGCGCAGTTCGTTCAATGCTTTGTGTGTCTTTTCCGCAGGGCCGGCCATAATGCAGAGCAAGTCGCCTTCCTGCATGCCGAAGCGTTCCGCCCAGCGCTGCAGATCTTCGGGTCCGTAGAACTTATCCACGGTGCTTTTCAAGCCTTCGGCACCCCAGCGCACGAAGATGATCCCGGTGGCACCCACCTGCGGGCGTTTCACGAATTCGATGAGGGCATCGGTCTGCTTGCGGCTCCACGCGGCACAACCTTCTGCCTTGATGCCAACAACGAGCTCCGCATCATCAAAAACCTTGAAGTCCTTGCCTTTTGTGATGTTGTTCAGCTCATGGAAGCGCATGTCGAAGCGCAGGTCCGGCTTGTCGCAGCCATATTCCCGCATCGCCTGGTCGTATGGCATCCGAAGGAACGGCTCGTTCATGTCCTTCCCGAGGATGGACTTGAACAGGTGCTTCGCCAAGCCTTCGAAGGTGTTGAGGATGTCCTCGCGCTCCACGAAGGCCATCTCGCAATCGATCTGGGTGAACTCCGGCTGGCGGTCCGCGCGCAGGTCTTCATCGCGGAAGCATTTCACGATCTGGAAATAGCGGTCCATGCCGGCCACCATCAGCAGTTGCTTAAACGTCTGAGGACTTTGCGGCAGCGCATAGAATTCGCCTTGGTTCATGCGGCTGGGCACCACGAAATCGCGGGCACCTTCCGGCGTGCTTTTGATCAGCACCGGCGTTTCCACTTCCAGGAATTGCTGTGCGCTGAGGTAGTTGCGCACCTCTATCGCCATGCGGTGCCGCAGCTCGAAGTTCTTCCGGACACTGGCGCGGCGCAAGTCCAGGTAGCGGTATTTCATCCGCAGCTCATCGCCGCCGTCGGTCTCCTCCTCGATGGTGAAGGGCGGCGTCTTTGCGCTGTTCATCACCTTCAGTTCCGTGGCGAAGATCTCCACCTCGCCCGTGGGCATGTTGGCGTTCTTGCTTTGCCGCTCGATCACCGTTCCGGTCACCTGCACCACATATTCACGGCCCAGGCTCCGCGCGGTGTCGCGCAAGGTGGCGTCGCTATCGGTATTGAAGGTGAGCTGCGTGATGCCGTAGCGGTCGCGGAGGTCCACGAAGGTCATACCGCCGAGGTCGCGCGTGCGTTGGACCCAACCGGCCAAGGTCACGGTCTTGCCAGCGTCGGAGAAGCGGAGTTCGCCACAGGTATGGGTGCGGTACATGGTCTTGAAAGCTGCGGCGAATGTACCGAACCGGCCCGTGATCACGGCTATTGCACCGTCAACGTCAACGCCTGTTGCGTGATGTCGCCGTCGTTTTCATCCACGGAGAACCACCATTTTTCCGTGCCGGCCTGATCGCGTGTGATCACTGTTTTCTCGAAGGTGAACGGGTCGCTGTCCACATGTACGCTGTCTTGCCGGATGCGTGGACCGTTGTCGTAGGCCACAGCCACAAAGAAGGACCGCAGGTTGTCGGAACCTTTTGAAACAGAGACGCCGATGCGCAACGTGTCCGAAAGCGGTACGGTATCGTTCAGCCAAGTGTAGCCACTGTCCGTGCGGAAGTTGATGTCGGCCGCATGGTCGCCGTCCGGCTGGTCCTTGGTGCACGCGGTGCTTGCGGAAAGGACGATCACCGGCAACAAGTAAAACACGAGGCTTCGCATTCGACAAAGGTAGACCGGTGGAATTGCGTGAAAGTTCGATCCCGCTATTTCACACCGCTTCCAACAGCGCACTACCTCCGGTCAGCAGGCGCGCATGCGGTTCCCCCGAGCCTCGTGGGTCACTTCGGCCAAGCCGAGCGCCTCCATCAACGGCGGCAGGTACACCCCGAACCGCCCGCGCAATCCCTTCTTCAGCCCGTACCAGCCCTTCACGGGGTTCTTTTCGCTGCGGCCCCAAGCTTCCACGGTCCCGTCCTTCGCGGGCTTCTGCTCATCGGCGCCTCCCAAGTCCATCCAATCGCCGTGCTTCTTCAGCATCGCGTGCAGGTCAGTGATGCAGCGAATGTCATAGAACAGAACGGTCTTGCCGACAGTGCACACGAGCACTTCCTTGCCATCCTTCTCGTCCACATGCATGGTGTATTCAGATGAGCCGGGCGGGGTCTTCAGATTCCAGGGGTTGTCTTTCGTGCGCTTTTCCATGACGAGTAAAGCTAGTCGATCTTGATCCGAGGTCGAAATGCAACGTTTCGAACGATCAGGAAACTCTCACAGCGTCCCCCGGCTCTCCTGCTCCCGTTCGATCGCCTCGAACAGCGCCTTGAAATTCCCCTTACCGAAGCTCTTCGCGCCCTTGCGTTGAATGATCTCATAGAACAACGTGGGGCGGTCCTCCACCGGTTTGCTGAAGAGTTGCAACAGGTAGCCCTCGTCGTCCACGTCCACGAGGATGCCGAGCTCTGCAAGCGGGCCGAGGTCCTCGTCGATCGGGCCCGTACGCTCCAGTAGACCTTCGTAGTAGCTCGAAGGCACTTTCAAAAATTCCACGCCACGGCTCATCAGGTCCCGCACGGTCTTCACGATGTCGTCCGTGGCCACGGCGATGTGCTGCACGCCTTCGCCGTTGTAGAAATCCAGGTATTCCTCCACCTGGCTCCGCTTCTTTCCTTTGGCCGGTTCGTTAATTGGGAACTTGATACGGCCGTTGCCGTTGCTCATCACTTTGCTCATCAGCGCGCTGTACTCCGTGCTGATGTCCTTGTCGTCGAAGCTCAGCAGGTTTGCGAAGCCCATCACCTTCTCGTAGAACTCCACCCACTTGTTCATTTGGTTCCAGCCCACGTTCGCCACCATGTGGTCCACGTATTTCAGGCCGGTGGTCTGCGGGTTGTAGGCGCTCTTCCAAGGCTTGTAGCCCGGCAGGAAAGTGCCGTTGTAATTCTTGCGCTCCACGAAGATGTGTACCGTGTCGCCGTACAGCTTGATGCCGCTCTTCACCACTTCGCCGTCAGCGTCCTTCTCCACGGTGGGCTCTATGAAACTCACGGCACCGCGCTTGACCGTCTCTTCGTAGGCTTTGCGCGCATCGTCCACCCACAGGGCGATCACCTTCACGCCATCGCCGTGCTGTCGCAAGTGGTCGTTGATCGGATGGTCCTTGGTCATCGGGGTGGTCAGCACCAGACGGATCTTGTCCTGTTCGATCACGTAGCTCGTGCGGTCCTTCACGCCGGTCTCCAAACCTGCGTAGGCTAGGCTCTGGAAGCCGAAGGCGGTCTTGTAATAGTGGGCGGCCTGCTTGGCGTTGCCCACATAGAATTCAATGTGGTCGGTGCCGAGCAGGGGGAGAAAGTCAGCCGCTGCGGGGTTGACTTTCTCGAGTTCGGGGGTTGCTGTCTGGATAGCCATGGGTCAAGGATTCAATGGTCGAACGTGGCCCAAAGTTCGGCAATTTGCAGGGAAGGTTCCGCCCATGTTCGCTGGTGGGACCTTTCGTGCCTGATCACGCCTTGATCAACGGCACATCATAAGCCGCAAAGTGTGGATCTGCCGTGAGTAGATGCATGCCTTCAGTTTTCGCTTGAGCGATCAACATGCGGTCGAAAGGGTCTCGATGATGAAGGGATAGACTGGCCAAGATCATGATATGGGCGGGGAGGATATCAAGGATGTCGAAGTTGGCTTGGTCGATGTCTTTCAGGAAGCCCTCCCTGCCTCCATTAAGTTGGAGTTTCCCCAAGCCATGCTTGATGGCCACCTCCCATACGGACGCAATACTGATGAACCTTTCGTGGTCCGGACTCACTAGCAAGGGTCTTGCAGTTTTCGCAATGCGCGGGTCGTCAAGAATGAACCAGAGGAACACATGCGTGTCCACCAGAAGCCTCATTCCATGTAAGGCTTGAAGTCGTCCAAAGGCGCATCAAAATCTTCAGCGATCACGATGCGGCCCTTCGCCAAGCCCGGTATGCCACCGCCTTTTGACGACTTCTTAGGTAATTTCTTCCGCTGGAGAAGGAACTCTACAAAGTCGATCAACTCCTTGCGCAGATCCGCAGGCAGCGAGTTGATCTTCACAAAGAGGTCAGCGCTCGACATACAGCGAAGTTAGGTATTCCGGGAGGCCATCGATATCCTCTGGGTGAAACTCCGGGGCTCGGGTCGGGCTTGGAATTTACCCCGGGCCACGACCCGGAGTTCCAAATCCTCAGCCGGATTGCCGCCTTCCGGGCTTTCCGGTACAATCCTTCACACGAGGAGTTTCAGTCCTAGGATTCATACGTTGTGCTCGGTCAGGGTACTAAATTTGTGAAAGATGAGCAATCTGAATGGTTGGTACCCCTTGACCTTGTACTTAGTCCTAGCCATGTGTATAGGATTACTTGCCACGCTGCAATTCAATGGTATAGGGTTCATTGAAACCAGTGTTTGGACTCTGGTGTTAGCGCTGGGTCTCGGCATCTTGTTTTGTCGAAGCGCGGCACGTTTTGCATTCAGTGAGCATCAGCTACGCATCCAATATCTCATGTCCAAGGATATCACCATTGACCTGTCTGCGTATGCTCTCGAAGACTACCGTCTGAACTTCTTCTCCATGGATTGGAAGTCGCAGATCTTTATCACGGGGGTACCCGACACTTTACTCTTTGTGAACACGAGGACAGGTGATAGAAAGTCCGTTGTTCTCAATTCAAGGATGTCCGACACACGCAAGCTGCTGAATTTCCTCGACGATTCTCCGGCGGCAGAGGTGCTTCGCGTGAGGGATAGGAGCAAGTAGCCCGCAGCGAGCGAGGACTACTCCGGATAGCCCGCCCCCGGCTGTATTTGAGCCGGGGGCGCACTCAAGTCATTCGCATCCTCATCCTTCAAACACCTTGAAGTATTCCTCGAACCGATAGATGCGCCCCCATTTATTGCCGGTGATCTCGCGTAGAATGCCGATGCGTTCGAAGTCGCTCATGATCTTGTAGGCGGAGGGTGAGCTTTGGCCAGTGGCTTTCATCACTTCCTCGGCCCACACGATCGGTTGCTGGAACAGGTGGTTCAACAGTTTCGGGGCAGCCTGTGTCTGTCTGCCGATGCGGGGGATCCGTACTTCGAGACACTCCTTCTTCAAGCGCAGGATCTCGCGCAAGCCGTTGGTGGCTTTGTTCGCCGTTTCGATCACCCCCACCAGAAAGAAGCGGAACCATTGCCGGATGTCGTTCTGGCTTCTCACGCGGGTCAGGTTATCGTAGTAAGCGCTGCGGTTCCGTTCGAAGAAGTCTGAGAGATAGAGCACGGGCTGATTGAGCACACCGGCGTGTACGAAGTAGAGCGTGATCATCAAGCGGCCGATCCGGCCGTTGCCGTCGAGGAAGGGGTGGATGGTCTCGAACTGGTAATGGGCCAGCGCAGCCTTGAGGACATGTGGCAGGCCGGTGCGATCGTTGTGGAACACGTTTTCCAAGTCGCTCATCAAAGGGCCTACTTCTTCCCAGGTCGGAGGAATGAAGGCGGCATCGACCAAGGTGGCTCCACCGATCCAATTCTGGCTGCGACGGAACTCGCCCGGCATCCTGTGTTCACCGCGCGCACCTTGGAGCAAGGTTGCGTGCGCCTCGCGCAACATCCGCGAGGACAAGGGCAGATCGTGCATGCTTCCCAAGCAGTGCTCCATCGCTTTCACGTAGTTGTTCACCTCGCGGCGATCGTCCCGGCGTTCGGTGGAAACGGCACGCTCATCCAAGAGCGCCTCCTCCATATTGGTCTGGGTGCCTTCGATCTTGCTGCTCACGGTTGCCTCCTTGTACACGTGCATGCGGATGAAATGCCCGATGTTCGGGACCAGTTCCCCGAAGGCGTTCAGTTCCCCAAGCTTCAGCGTAGCCTGCTCCAGAAGTCCTTGTAACTCCATGTCGTCCAGCCGGAAAGGTCGATTGATCAGTTCTGGATGGAAGGCCTTGTACCCTGCAGTGGTGGGAGTGGCTCTGCCAGCGCGGAAGGACTTCATGGTGAGGAGGTTGTGGAGCTGTTTAAAAAGCGACCTCGGCTTTTTAACTAATCGACCACAAACTTAAAAAGAATGAACCACTTTTTCAACTCTGCTGAAAAAGACCTGTCGTGTTCGCCGAGAGAGGAGTGAGCTGAACGTAGAAATCCTAAGCGAACCAAGGCAGCGTCGGAGGACAAGCAGAAATGCTCAGGGCATCCGCCTCACTCCAGCCAGCTCTTCCAGTACTTCCCGTCATCGATCTTCATCGCCTCCTCGGTCACCATCAGCGGCTTGAAGGTATCCACCATCACGGCGAGCTCGTCCGTTACTTTCTTACCGACGCTGCGTTCCATGGCGCCGGGGTGTGGGCCGTGGGTGACGCCTGCGGGGTGCAGGCTGATGTGGCCCGGTGCGATGTCGTTCCGGCTCATGAAGTCACCGTCCACATAGTACAGCATTTCATCGCTGTCGATGTTGCTGTGGTTGTACGGTGCCGGGATGGCGTCCGGGTGGTAGTCATACAATCGGGGGCAGAAGCTGCAGATCACCATGGCACTGCTCTCGAAGGTCTGGTGGATCGGCGGCGGCATGTGTACACGGCCGGTGATCGGCTCGAAGTCGTGGATGCTGAAGGCGTATGGGTAGTTGTAGCCGTCCCAGCCCACCAGGTCGAAAGGGTGCGTGGCATAGACGAACTCGTGGATCACCCCTTGCTTTTTGATCTGCACGCGGAAATCGCCCAGCTCGTCATGTGTTTCCAAGCCGTGTGGGCGACGGATATCGCGCTCGCAGAAGGGGCTGGTCTCCAGCATCTGGCCGAACCAGTTGCGGTAGCGCTTCGGCGTGTACATCGGGTTGTGGCTCTCTACGATGAGCAGTCGGTTGTCGGTCGTGTCGAACTCCAGCGTGTAGATGATGCCGCGCGGGATCAACAGGTAGTCGCCGTACTTGAGATCCAAGGTGCCGAAGGTGCTGCGCAGGCGGCCGCTGCCCTTGTGGATGAACAGCATCTCGTCGCAGTCGGCGTTCTTGTAGAAGTAGTCCACTTTTTTGGCGGTAGGGGCGGCGAGGACCACGGCCACATCGCTGTTCACCAGAATGGTCTTGCGCGCGTCGAGGTGGTCCGCTTCCGGTGTCACGTCGAAGCCTTTCAATCGCAAAGCGCGCAGGTTCTTCTCTATCGCGATCTTGGGGCTGACGTCGCGCGGCGGCTTCATCTCCTTCACCTGTGTGGGGCGGTGGACGTGGTACATCAACGAGCTCATGCCATCGAAGCCGACGGTGCCGAAGAGCTGCTCGTAGTAGTGCTTGCCTTCCGGGCTTTTGAAGACGGTGTGCCGCTTGTGCGGAATGTTGCCGAGGGTGTGGTAGATGGGCATGTGATGGTTGCGAGTTGACGCGTTGCGTGTTGTCTGTTCGCAGAAGCCTACGCGTTGTTGGTTTTCGTTTGATTGACTTTGATCAACTCCGGGTGAAGTGTTCCGTTCCGTGCGAGAAGTTCTTCCTCCACGCGGATCCGTTCACGCAATCCTTCGGGATCGTTGATCGCTTTGGTCTTGCTGCTACGCGTGCTGCGGCCTTTGCGCCAATCGCGCTGTTCTTCGATCGGCAGCAGGTGGATCTCGCGACAACTTGGTGAGCAGCAATCAGCGTATTTCGCCGCGCAGGCTTCGCATTGCACCAGCAGCATGTTACAGGTGGCTTCTTTGCAGTTGCTGATGCGGTCGCTGGCCGCGCCACATTGCATGCAGGAGCTCACCACATCATCGGTGATGCGTTCCGCGAGGCGTTCATCGAACACGAAGTTCTGTCCCTTGTAGCGGCTTTCCAGTCCTTGGGCCTTGATCTGCCGAGCATAATCGATGATGCCACCGTGTAACTGGTTCACCTTCCCGAAGCCGTGATGCTTCAGGTAGGCGCTCGCCTTTTCGCAGCGGATACCGCCGGTGCAGTACAGGAGGATCTCCGGTAGTTCTTCACCCTGAGCCTGCCGAAGGGTCATCACATCCTTCACCTCGTCTATCGCTCCGCGGAAGGTGTCCGCTTTCGGCAGGTAAGCGCCCTCGAAGTGCCCGATCAGGCACTCATAGTTGTTGCGCATGTCGATCACCAATGCGCCTTCCGCCATCTTCCGGTTGAAGCGCCCCGCGTCCAAATGCTCACCCACGTCCGTCACATCGAAGGCATCGTCGGCGAGGCCGTCCGCCACGATCTTCTTGCGCACCTTGATCATGAGCTTCAGGAAGCTCTTGCCGTCGTCCTCCACAGCGATCTTCCAAGGCACATCCTTGAATGCCTCACGCGCATCCAGATTGTTCCGGAAGGCTTCCAAATTCACCGTTGGTAGGCTCACTTGGGCATTGATCCCTTCCTGCGAAATGTAGATGCGGCCGAGGACCCCAAGGGCTTCCCATTCAGCGTAAAGCTCGTGGCGCAGGGCCTCCACTTCCGCAAGGCGGACGTAGCGGTAGAAACTGAGGGTGGTGCGCGCCTTGCCCTCAGATCCCAACCGCTCGCGTAGCAGGTCCGGATGCAGGAGGTTGCGCAGCCTATGGGTTTCCATGGATGCGAAGATATGGAGCATGGTCGGTGGGGGAGTCCGTTCAACCCCGTATTCCCTGAAGATGACTACCGTTATACGTATCCTCGACAGCATACGTATCTTTGCTGCGACATGAAGACGAAGCTCACCTTAAGCATCTCCGAAAAGCGCATCCGGCGGATCAAGGCTTACAGCGCCAGGCATCGCAAATCCGTGAGCCAGCTGGTAGAGGAATTCATCGATTCACTCGAAAAAAGCACGCGTGGGATCGGCGGTAAAGGCAAGCAGGCCCATGCCATCGACCAATTTACCGGCATGCTGACCGGAAAGATCACCGAGGCGGACCTGAAAGCGGACCCTCGTTTGGCGCACATCTACCGCAAGGGTCTATGAAGGTGTTCTTGGACACGAACATCCTGCTGGACGTACTGGATGCGTCGCGCCCGTTCCATGCCAGCAGCACGAAGATCTTTGAGGCAGTTGACAGTCAACCGTTGGAGCTCGTGCTCACAGGATTGAGCTTGGTCAACACCGAATACGTCCTGCGCCGGCAAGGGGTCCCCAAGGCCAAATTGCGTGCTTTTTTAGGGACGCTATGCACGCTTTGCAGGACGGCCAGTACGGACCTGCCGCAGATCGAAGGAGCATTGGGCGTGGATTGGCCGGATTTTGAGGATGCCGTGCAATACCATGCGGCCTTGGCCCACGGGCGTGTTCAAGTAATTGTCACCAATGATATTCCCGGTTTCCGACGCTCCCGGATACCGGTGATGACACCCGGGGAATTTGCTTCGAAGTTTCTCGAAGCCGCAGACCAACAATAAACGATCGTTCATGAAAAAGATCCTCGTTATCGGAGCCAGTGGCCAGATCGGCACCGAGCTCGTGGAAGGCCTGCGCGACCGCTTCGGGGCGGAGGACGTGGTGGCCAGCGACATCAAGGAACCGCAGGCCAAGCAGACCGGCCCCTTCGCCTTGGTGAATGCCATGGACCGGCGCGGCATCGAGCGCGTCATCGACAAGCACGGCATCACCGAGGTTTATTTGCTCGCTGCACTGCTCAGTGCCACGGCGGAAAAGGACCCGGCCTTCGCGTGGAAGCTCAACATGGAGAGCATCCTGATCATCCTCGAGCTGGCCCGGGAAGGCAAGCTGAAGAAAGTTTACTGGCCCAGCAGCATCGCCGTTTTCGGGCCTACTACGCCGAAGGACGCCACGCCGCAGCACACGGTCACTGGGCCGAGCACGGTTTACGGCATTAGCAAATTGGCTGGCGAGGGTTGGTGCGCCTACTACCATGCCCGGTATGGCGTGGACGTGCGCAGCATCCGCTATCCGGGCCTCATCGGCTGGAAAAGCGCGCCGGGCGGCGGCACCACCGATTATGCCGTCCACATCTTCCATGAGGCGATGAAGAACGGTGCCTACACCAGTTTCCTCGGGCCGAAGAGCACGTTGCCGATGATGTACATGCCTGACGCCATCCGCGCCACGATCGACCTGATGGAGGCACCGGTGGAACAGATCAAGGAGCGGGGCAGCTAC
Coding sequences:
- a CDS encoding NAD-dependent epimerase/dehydratase family protein; this encodes MKKILVIGASGQIGTELVEGLRDRFGAEDVVASDIKEPQAKQTGPFALVNAMDRRGIERVIDKHGITEVYLLAALLSATAEKDPAFAWKLNMESILIILELAREGKLKKVYWPSSIAVFGPTTPKDATPQHTVTGPSTVYGISKLAGEGWCAYYHARYGVDVRSIRYPGLIGWKSAPGGGTTDYAVHIFHEAMKNGAYTSFLGPKSTLPMMYMPDAIRATIDLMEAPVEQIKERGSYNLAGISFSPEEIAAEVARHIPGFQMNYAPDERQTYADSWPRSIDDSAARHDWGWKPEFDLKAMVDDMMANLRRKLGSS
- a CDS encoding PIN domain-containing protein produces the protein MKVFLDTNILLDVLDASRPFHASSTKIFEAVDSQPLELVLTGLSLVNTEYVLRRQGVPKAKLRAFLGTLCTLCRTASTDLPQIEGALGVDWPDFEDAVQYHAALAHGRVQVIVTNDIPGFRRSRIPVMTPGEFASKFLEAADQQ
- a CDS encoding rhodanese-related sulfurtransferase → METHRLRNLLHPDLLRERLGSEGKARTTLSFYRYVRLAEVEALRHELYAEWEALGVLGRIYISQEGINAQVSLPTVNLEAFRNNLDAREAFKDVPWKIAVEDDGKSFLKLMIKVRKKIVADGLADDAFDVTDVGEHLDAGRFNRKMAEGALVIDMRNNYECLIGHFEGAYLPKADTFRGAIDEVKDVMTLRQAQGEELPEILLYCTGGIRCEKASAYLKHHGFGKVNQLHGGIIDYARQIKAQGLESRYKGQNFVFDERLAERITDDVVSSCMQCGAASDRISNCKEATCNMLLVQCEACAAKYADCCSPSCREIHLLPIEEQRDWRKGRSTRSSKTKAINDPEGLRERIRVEEELLARNGTLHPELIKVNQTKTNNA